From one Felis catus isolate Fca126 chromosome E2, F.catus_Fca126_mat1.0, whole genome shotgun sequence genomic stretch:
- the LOC123382416 gene encoding zinc finger protein 30-like, whose protein sequence is KPFVCKECRKAFSTFSYLVQHQRIHTGEKPYECKECGKAFSSSSPLVKHQRIHTGEKPYECKECGKAFRLSSFLNAPQRIDAGVKPYECKECGKAFSRASYLVQHERLYTGEKPYECKECSKAFSAGSYLVQHQRIHTGEKPYECKECGKAFSSGSYLVQHLRIHTGEKPFECKECGKTFSLNSFLTEHQRLHTGEKPFKCKKCGKDFRYSSALKAIRETIWV, encoded by the coding sequence AAACCTTTTGTGTGTAAAGAATGTAGGAAGGCCTTTAGTACCTTCTCATACCTTGTTCAACATCAGCgaattcatactggtgagaaaccctatgaatgtaaagaatgtgggaaggcctttagtAGTAGCTCACCCCTTGTtaaacatcagagaattcatactggtgagaaaccctatgaatgtaaggaatgtggaaagGCCTTTAGACTTAGTTCATTTCTTAATGCGCCTCAGAGAATTGATGCAGGGGTAAAGCCCTATGAATgcaaggaatgtgggaaagcctttagtcGTGCCTCATACCTTGTTCAACATGAAAGACTTTATACAGGTGAGAAACCCTATGAGTGTAAGGAGTGCAGCAAGGCTTTTAGTGCTGGCTCATACCTTGTTCAACATCAGAGgattcatactggtgagaaaccctatgagtgtaaggagtgtgggaaggcctttagTTCTGGCTCTTACCTAGTTCAACATCtgagaattcatactggtgagaaacccttTGAATGCAAGGAATGTGGCAAGACCTTTAGCCTTAATTCCTTCCTTACTGAACATCAGAGGTTGCACACTGGTGAGAAACCCTTTAAGTGTAAAAAATGTGGGAAGGACTTTAGATACAGTTCAGCCCTTAAAGCAATCAGAGAAACCATATGGGTGTGA
- the LOC123382428 gene encoding endogenous retrovirus group S71 member 1 Env polyprotein-like — protein MAHSPTTTALMLTSSPARNKPEIRETDTFKALYYTFKFLNATNPNITWNCWLCLNPRPPYYIGIGAPVPLGMREDQVRNLSHGQIEGHCTWGQNPSLTLGDLEGMGTCFYAGNYQIKRSRYLAYCNSTIYLPNNTHVGGTLYFLVPPSGTWFACSLGLTPCLNLHLIIKRSDFCILVHLLPQVFYFSGEGGKEHLGFIPQSRFPREPISPILVPLFVGLGVAGSIGVSTAAFITGDQNFKLLSKQIDQDISELERNIDKLSESVNSLAEVVLQNRRGLDLLFLQQGGLCMALGEQCCFYVNNSGIIKQTLSQVRQ, from the coding sequence ATGGCCCATTCACCCACCACTACTGCCCTTATGTTGACTTCTTCCCCCGCTAGGAACAAACCTGAAATAAGAGAGACCGATACCTTTAAAGCCTTGTACTAtacctttaagtttttaaatgccaCCAACCCTAACATCACTTGGAATTGTTGGCTATGTTTGAATCCTAGGCCCCCCTACTACATAGGAATAGGTGCTCCGGTCCCTTTGGGAATGAGGGAAGACCAAGTCAGGAATTTGAGCCATGGCCAGATAGAGGGTCATTGTACCTGGGGGCAGAACCCAAGTCTCACCTTAGGAGATCTAGAAGGAATGGGGACTTGTTTCTATGCTGGAAATTACCAGATAAAACGGTCCAGGTATTTGGCTTATTGTAACAGCACCATCTACTTGCCGAATAATACTCATGTGGGGGGTACCCTTTACTTCCTTGTACCGCCCTCTGGGACTTGGTTCGCTTGCTCCTTGGGTTTAACCCCTTGTTTAAACCTCCACCTTATAATCAAGAGGTCTGATTTCTGCATTCTCGTCCACCTCCTACCCCAGGTCTTCTACTTTTCAGGTGAAGGAGGAAAAGAACACCTCGGTTTCATTCCCCAGTCTCGATTTCCGAGGGAACCCATTTCTCCTATCCTAGTGCCCCTCTTTGTAGGACTGGGGGTTGCAGGATCCATTGGCGTAAGTACTGCCGCTTTCATCACCGGGGATCAGAACTTCAAATTACTAAGCAAACAAATTGATCAGGATATATCAGAATTAGAAAGGAATATTGATAAACTGTCTGAATCTGTAAACTCTTTAGCAGAGGTGGTACTTCAGAATCGGAGGGGCTTAGACCTGTTATTTTTACAACAAGGAGGGCTTTGTATGGCCCTTGGGGAACAGTgctgtttttatgtcaataattCAGGAATCATCAAGCAGACCTTGAGTCAGGTCAGACAATGa